A part of Pseudoalteromonas arctica A 37-1-2 genomic DNA contains:
- a CDS encoding fimbrial biogenesis chaperone gives MRYIFLMILLLSSYSTLAFQVKPMVAELESSGSQSQQTIRISNPSDSSLTIEISAFDLLIAPNGDETLKANEEDFLIIPMTTIILPGKSQSVIVRYIGEPMLENSKAYRIAIDQVSVDLEKAGQSGVGMSVSFRTLFNVVPKGAEAKLLIKNKRQVDTETWNVLLENTGNKYIRLSQAQWLIKGDDQELLLEGTELSKALTGKILLPKSSREVSIKIPTKFNAASSDLEVNF, from the coding sequence ATGCGTTATATCTTTTTAATGATACTTTTACTCAGCTCTTATTCTACACTGGCTTTTCAAGTTAAACCAATGGTCGCAGAGCTTGAATCATCAGGTAGCCAATCACAACAAACAATTCGTATATCTAACCCTTCAGATAGTTCTTTAACTATTGAGATATCAGCTTTTGATTTACTAATTGCTCCCAACGGTGATGAAACATTAAAAGCGAATGAAGAAGACTTTTTAATTATTCCCATGACTACAATTATTCTCCCCGGGAAAAGTCAGTCGGTAATTGTTCGATATATTGGTGAACCAATGTTAGAAAACTCAAAAGCATACCGAATAGCTATTGATCAGGTATCTGTTGATTTAGAGAAAGCGGGGCAATCAGGCGTTGGTATGTCAGTTAGCTTTAGAACTTTGTTTAATGTGGTGCCTAAAGGTGCTGAGGCAAAATTATTAATTAAAAATAAACGCCAAGTAGATACAGAAACATGGAATGTGCTTCTGGAAAATACAGGCAATAAATATATTCGCTTATCGCAGGCACAGTGGCTTATTAAAGGCGATGATCAAGAGCTATTATTAGAAGGGACTGAATTGAGTAAAGCATTGACTGGAAAAATTTTATTACCAAAATCTAGCCGTGAGGTCTCAATAAAAATTCCAACAAAATTTAATGCAGCAAGCAGTGATCTAGAGGTCAATTTTTAA
- the tpiA gene encoding triose-phosphate isomerase: MAIRKAMVAGNWKMNGSLELVKQMSDAINDVKSQEMDIVLFPPFPLVPAMVASGVSTGAQTVSENTPGAFTGEVDAQLIKDLGATYVLVGHSERRSIYNESNATVAEKFARAQQVGLTPILCVGESESEQENGQTEQVVAAQIDAVIEKLGVAALKDSVIAYEPVWAIGTGKTASPEQAQTVHKFIRDKIASLDSNLAQGLTILYGGSVNEKNSELLFAQTDIDGGLIGGASLKAESFTAICNSAKGTV, from the coding sequence ATGGCAATACGCAAGGCGATGGTCGCAGGCAACTGGAAAATGAATGGCTCTTTAGAGTTAGTTAAACAAATGTCTGATGCTATTAACGATGTAAAATCACAAGAGATGGACATTGTTTTATTTCCTCCATTCCCACTTGTACCAGCAATGGTAGCTAGCGGTGTTTCTACAGGAGCTCAAACTGTTTCTGAAAATACACCTGGCGCATTTACTGGTGAAGTTGATGCGCAGCTTATAAAAGATTTAGGTGCAACTTACGTACTCGTTGGTCATTCTGAACGCCGCAGTATTTATAACGAAAGTAATGCAACAGTCGCTGAAAAGTTTGCTAGAGCACAGCAAGTTGGGTTAACACCAATATTATGTGTAGGCGAGAGCGAAAGTGAGCAAGAAAACGGCCAAACCGAACAAGTAGTTGCTGCACAAATTGATGCAGTAATAGAGAAATTAGGTGTAGCAGCACTGAAAGATTCTGTGATAGCATACGAGCCCGTTTGGGCCATAGGCACAGGTAAGACTGCATCGCCAGAGCAGGCACAAACTGTTCATAAATTTATCCGTGACAAAATTGCATCACTTGATAGCAATTTAGCACAAGGGCTTACCATCTTATATGGTGGTAGCGTTAATGAAAAAAATAGCGAATTATTATTTGCACAAACAGATATAGATGGCGGCTTAATTGGCGGCGCAAGTCTAAAAGCAGAATCTTTTACTGCAATCTGTAACAGTGCAAAAGGGACTGTATAA
- the secG gene encoding preprotein translocase subunit SecG, whose product MYEILLVVYLVVALALVGMVLIQQGKGADMGSSFGAGASGTVFGSSGAGNFMTKTTTSLATVFFVLSIVLGNLTAGQIKKTDEWENLEAAPAVETVVPIEEDVPVTSTKEQSSDVPN is encoded by the coding sequence ATGTACGAAATTTTATTAGTAGTTTATTTAGTTGTGGCTTTGGCTCTAGTTGGAATGGTTTTAATTCAACAAGGTAAAGGCGCAGATATGGGTTCTTCATTTGGCGCTGGTGCATCAGGCACAGTTTTTGGTTCGTCAGGTGCAGGTAACTTTATGACAAAAACAACCACAAGCTTAGCAACGGTATTTTTTGTATTAAGCATTGTGTTAGGAAACCTAACTGCTGGTCAAATTAAAAAGACTGACGAATGGGAAAACCTAGAAGCAGCTCCAGCAGTAGAAACAGTAGTTCCTATTGAAGAAGATGTTCCAGTAACATCTACTAAAGAGCAAAGCTCTGACGTACCAAACTAA
- the rlmE gene encoding 23S rRNA (uridine(2552)-2'-O)-methyltransferase RlmE codes for MTNKKQSASSQRWLKEHFDDKYVQEAQKKGWRSRAVFKLDEVQNRDKILRPGMTVVDLGAAPGSWSQYLAEKVGDKGQVIACDILPMDSLAGVDFLQGDFREEAVLNALLKRIDGKNVDVVLSDMAPNMSGNNSVDQAGSMYLVELALDMCSQVLKKNGAFIVKVFQGEGFDQYLQDVRNSFKAVKIRKPDASRARSREVYIVATGYKL; via the coding sequence ATGACAAATAAAAAACAGTCAGCCAGTTCACAGCGATGGCTGAAAGAACATTTTGATGATAAATATGTTCAAGAAGCGCAAAAAAAAGGCTGGCGTTCCCGAGCGGTTTTTAAATTAGATGAAGTACAAAATAGAGATAAAATACTTCGTCCAGGTATGACAGTTGTTGATTTAGGGGCAGCTCCAGGAAGTTGGTCTCAATATTTGGCTGAAAAAGTAGGTGACAAAGGCCAAGTGATCGCGTGTGATATATTACCGATGGATTCACTTGCGGGTGTTGACTTCTTACAAGGTGACTTTCGTGAGGAGGCTGTATTAAATGCGTTGTTAAAACGTATTGATGGTAAAAATGTTGATGTGGTACTCTCTGACATGGCACCAAATATGAGTGGCAATAACTCAGTAGATCAAGCGGGTAGTATGTATTTGGTAGAACTTGCGCTGGATATGTGTAGTCAAGTACTAAAGAAAAATGGCGCATTTATTGTTAAAGTTTTCCAAGGAGAAGGCTTTGATCAATACTTGCAAGATGTACGTAATAGTTTTAAAGCAGTGAAAATACGCAAACCTGATGCCTCACGTGCCCGTTCTCGGGAAGTATATATAGTAGCGACTGGATACAAACTGTAG
- a CDS encoding serine hydrolase domain-containing protein — protein sequence MKYLNSLSYCLSALCLLFSSVGFAAKADPDWDAFVKKYGRYAQKKLKSKGIPGAALSIVNINNSDYIHTMGVTKSRSGQKVNKHTRFRLASVSKTFAGSLSAKLAANGLLELDKPVSEYITDFKGTVYQDDLKVFHLLSHSSGLVPNAYDNLIESRMDYPGIVEKLLSVKPICKPGECYGYQNVMFSLIGDVILQSTDKSYGQWLREAIFEPLKMSDASLGFEQMVHDNNYALPHVRGKKRWYSAKLKKNYYKVGPAAGVNASASDMAIWLRAQLGQYPDVLSLDTLAKQTRPYTHTKKEMHRRVWKKHLNEAYYGLGWRVYNYADETLYYHSGWVQGYRSDVVVFPHLNIGFSLIVNAETGVINELTTEFIDRLLEYKRGKKT from the coding sequence ATGAAGTATCTCAACTCTTTATCGTATTGCCTATCTGCTTTGTGTTTGCTGTTTAGTTCTGTGGGTTTTGCAGCAAAAGCGGATCCTGATTGGGATGCATTTGTAAAAAAGTACGGCCGTTACGCACAAAAAAAATTAAAAAGTAAAGGTATACCCGGTGCAGCGCTTTCGATTGTAAATATAAACAACTCAGACTACATCCACACCATGGGCGTAACTAAATCACGAAGTGGACAAAAAGTTAATAAGCATACTCGGTTTAGACTCGCGTCTGTTTCGAAGACATTTGCAGGCTCGTTATCAGCTAAATTGGCTGCTAACGGCCTACTGGAATTAGATAAACCTGTTAGCGAATACATAACTGATTTTAAAGGGACTGTTTATCAAGATGATTTAAAGGTGTTTCATCTTTTAAGCCATTCAAGTGGATTAGTTCCTAATGCATACGACAATTTAATTGAATCTCGTATGGATTACCCAGGTATTGTTGAAAAGCTGCTTAGCGTCAAACCAATTTGCAAACCCGGCGAATGTTATGGCTATCAAAACGTTATGTTTAGTCTTATAGGCGATGTGATATTACAAAGCACCGATAAAAGTTACGGACAGTGGTTACGAGAAGCTATTTTTGAGCCATTAAAAATGAGTGATGCGAGCTTAGGTTTTGAACAAATGGTGCATGACAATAATTATGCTCTACCTCATGTGCGGGGTAAAAAGCGTTGGTATAGCGCTAAGCTTAAAAAAAATTATTATAAAGTGGGACCTGCAGCGGGTGTGAACGCTAGCGCAAGTGATATGGCTATTTGGTTAAGAGCGCAGCTGGGCCAATATCCTGATGTTTTATCATTGGATACTCTAGCAAAACAAACACGCCCTTATACACATACAAAAAAAGAAATGCATCGCAGGGTGTGGAAAAAACACCTTAATGAAGCTTATTACGGGTTAGGTTGGCGCGTTTATAACTATGCTGATGAAACACTTTACTATCATAGTGGCTGGGTGCAAGGTTATAGAAGTGATGTGGTTGTATTTCCTCACTTAAATATTGGTTTTAGCTTAATAGTTAATGCTGAAACCGGCGTAATCAATGAACTAACGACTGAATTTATCGACAGGCTACTAGAATACAAACGAGGTAAAAAAACATGA
- the glmM gene encoding phosphoglucosamine mutase → MKERKYFGTDGVRGLVGAAPINPEFAMKLGWAAGRVLSQSGTKKVIIGKDTRISGYMLETALEAGLIAAGIDVVLLGPMPTPAVAYLAQTFRAEAGIVISASHNPYYDNGIKFFNGQGLKLDDAVELEIEAMLDEQMTCVASDKLGKASRLVSADGRYIEFCKSQFPQGLSLEGLKIVVDCANGATYHIAPSVMRELGAEVITHACEPNGVNINHECGATHVDTLKRKVLELKADVGIAYDGDGDRVMMVDHNGRVFDGDDLVYIIACQAAQDDNLGGGVVGTVMSNMGLENALKAKGIEFARSKVGDRYVMELLQQKGWKIGGESSGHVLNLDLISTGDGIISSLQVLAAMVAQNRTLQDLGAGFTKYPMKMINVRYTAGTDPTKAPEVLSAVAEVELALGDKGRVLLRKSGTEPVVRVMVEAEQEKIVIDSAQKIAAVVESMSKQTD, encoded by the coding sequence ATGAAAGAAAGAAAATATTTTGGCACCGATGGCGTGCGTGGACTTGTAGGCGCTGCTCCAATAAACCCTGAATTTGCAATGAAGCTAGGCTGGGCTGCTGGGCGTGTATTATCGCAAAGTGGTACTAAAAAAGTAATTATTGGTAAAGATACGCGTATTTCGGGCTATATGCTTGAAACCGCACTTGAGGCTGGTTTAATTGCTGCTGGTATTGATGTTGTATTATTGGGTCCTATGCCTACACCGGCCGTTGCTTATTTAGCGCAAACATTTCGTGCTGAGGCAGGTATTGTAATTAGTGCCTCACATAATCCGTATTACGATAACGGTATTAAGTTTTTCAATGGTCAAGGCTTAAAGCTTGATGATGCAGTAGAACTTGAAATTGAAGCGATGCTTGATGAGCAAATGACATGTGTTGCTTCAGATAAATTAGGCAAAGCATCGCGTTTAGTCAGTGCGGATGGCCGCTATATAGAGTTTTGTAAGAGCCAGTTCCCGCAAGGCCTGTCTTTAGAAGGTCTTAAGATTGTTGTCGATTGCGCAAATGGCGCTACTTATCATATTGCACCTTCTGTTATGCGTGAACTTGGCGCAGAAGTAATAACACATGCGTGTGAGCCTAACGGCGTTAATATCAACCATGAATGTGGCGCTACCCACGTAGATACCCTTAAACGTAAAGTGCTTGAACTTAAAGCCGACGTAGGTATTGCATACGATGGTGATGGTGACCGCGTGATGATGGTTGATCATAATGGCCGTGTTTTTGATGGTGATGATCTGGTTTATATTATTGCTTGCCAAGCAGCCCAAGATGATAATTTGGGTGGTGGTGTAGTTGGTACTGTTATGTCTAACATGGGCCTTGAAAACGCTTTAAAAGCAAAAGGTATCGAGTTTGCTCGCAGTAAAGTGGGTGATCGCTATGTTATGGAATTACTACAGCAAAAAGGCTGGAAAATTGGCGGTGAAAGCTCAGGCCATGTACTGAATCTAGACTTAATTAGCACGGGTGATGGTATTATTTCAAGCTTACAAGTACTTGCTGCTATGGTTGCACAAAATCGTACATTGCAAGACTTAGGCGCTGGTTTTACCAAGTATCCAATGAAGATGATTAACGTGCGTTATACAGCTGGAACTGACCCGACAAAAGCACCAGAAGTGCTTTCAGCTGTAGCAGAAGTAGAGCTTGCTTTAGGCGATAAAGGCCGTGTTTTACTGCGTAAGTCAGGCACTGAACCTGTGGTTCGTGTTATGGTTGAAGCCGAGCAAGAAAAGATTGTAATAGACAGCGCTCAAAAAATTGCAGCTGTTGTAGAATCTATGAGCAAACAAACTGATTAA
- the yhbY gene encoding ribosome assembly RNA-binding protein YhbY — MTLSNKQKQFLKGQAHSLKPVVLLGSNGLTEGVVVEIQSALEIHELIKVKVPTDDRETKALIFEAIVRETGATKLQTIGHTIVLYRQSVEKKIHLPRN, encoded by the coding sequence ATGACATTATCAAACAAACAAAAGCAATTTTTAAAAGGTCAGGCACATAGCCTTAAGCCTGTAGTTTTACTAGGTTCTAACGGTTTAACCGAAGGCGTAGTAGTAGAAATTCAAAGTGCATTAGAAATTCACGAATTAATCAAAGTTAAAGTTCCAACTGACGATCGTGAAACAAAAGCACTAATTTTTGAAGCAATCGTACGTGAAACTGGTGCGACTAAGCTACAAACGATAGGTCACACTATTGTGCTTTATCGTCAAAGCGTTGAGAAAAAAATACATTTACCGCGTAACTAA
- the folP gene encoding dihydropteroate synthase: MTNILKLPRGRTLNLEKPVIMGILNVTPDSFSDGGQFLDPKIALKRAMQLLDDGATILDIGGESTRPGAPDVSLEDELARVIPAIKAIRQHSDCVISIDTSKAQVMEQAILAGADIVNDVRALQEIDALETVAQYEDVAICLMHMQGQPRSMQSSPHYDNLFADISMFFSERIKACETAGIKFERLILDPGFGFGKTLSHNYQILAKFDDFNKLGLPLLAGLSRKSMIGNLLNRNTNERLAGSLAGALIAAQNGAKIIRVHDVKETADVLGVYQACEQGISQ; the protein is encoded by the coding sequence ATGACTAACATATTAAAGCTTCCGAGAGGGCGTACGCTTAATCTTGAAAAGCCCGTTATTATGGGAATACTAAATGTAACGCCGGATTCATTTTCTGATGGTGGGCAGTTTTTAGATCCCAAAATAGCGCTAAAACGCGCAATGCAATTATTAGATGACGGTGCGACAATTTTAGATATAGGGGGAGAATCTACTCGCCCAGGCGCGCCAGATGTTAGCTTAGAAGATGAACTTGCTCGAGTAATCCCCGCTATTAAAGCGATACGTCAGCACAGTGATTGCGTTATTTCAATTGATACCAGTAAAGCACAGGTAATGGAACAAGCAATACTTGCAGGGGCAGATATAGTCAATGATGTTAGAGCTTTACAAGAAATAGACGCCTTAGAAACGGTTGCGCAGTATGAAGATGTAGCAATTTGTTTAATGCATATGCAAGGGCAGCCCCGGAGCATGCAATCGTCACCTCATTACGATAATTTGTTTGCAGATATAAGTATGTTTTTTAGTGAACGTATTAAAGCATGTGAAACAGCTGGGATTAAGTTTGAACGACTTATTCTAGACCCAGGTTTTGGATTTGGAAAAACGCTTAGTCATAACTATCAAATATTGGCTAAATTTGACGATTTTAATAAATTAGGTTTGCCATTATTGGCCGGATTATCTCGTAAATCGATGATAGGTAATTTATTAAACAGAAATACAAATGAACGGTTAGCGGGCAGCTTAGCGGGTGCGTTAATCGCAGCGCAAAATGGCGCAAAAATTATTCGTGTACATGACGTAAAAGAAACCGCAGATGTACTTGGTGTATATCAAGCCTGCGAACAAGGAATTTCACAATGA
- the ftsH gene encoding ATP-dependent zinc metalloprotease FtsH has product MAKNLILWLVIAVVLMSVFQSFNGGEQVDRQTSYTQFVKDVRSGSLQEVVIDRGTGNITGTKSSGERFQTTMPMYDEDLINDLLKNDVNVKGVQPEEQSFLASIFISWFPMILLIGVWIFFMRQMQGGGGKGAMSFGKSKARLMSEDQIKTTFADVAGCDEAKEDVTELVDFLRDPSKFQKLGGSIPKGVLMVGPPGTGKTLLAKAVAGEAKVPFFTISGSDFVEMFVGVGASRVRDMFEQAKKAAPCIIFIDEIDAVGRKRGAGMGGGNDEREQTLNQMLVEMDGFGGNEGIIVIAATNRPDVLDPALLRPGRFDRQVEVGLPDIRGREQILKVHMRKVPLGDNVEAALIARGTPGFSGADLANLVNEAALYAARGNKRVVSMAEFDAAKDKIMMGAERKTMVMSEQEKAMTAYHEAGHAIVGRMVPEHDPVYKVSIIPRGRALGVTMYLPEQDRVSHSKELLESMISSLYGGRIAEALIYGADKVTTGASNDIERATDIARKMVTHWGLSEKLGPLLYAEDQNEMYMGGGGSRSSSMSDDTAKVIDAEVRLLSDRNYQRAEEILKENIDILHSMKDALMKYETIDAKQIDDLMARQPVREPRDAHDRHEAKPVKAEEPQEPVADESQKTDDSSKKDETNLDDKAE; this is encoded by the coding sequence ATGGCGAAAAATTTAATACTATGGCTGGTGATTGCAGTTGTGCTGATGTCAGTCTTTCAGAGCTTTAATGGCGGCGAGCAAGTTGATCGTCAAACAAGTTACACTCAATTTGTAAAAGATGTCCGCAGTGGCTCTTTACAAGAAGTTGTTATCGACCGCGGTACAGGAAATATTACTGGTACTAAGAGCAGTGGTGAGCGTTTTCAAACAACGATGCCAATGTACGATGAAGACTTAATAAATGATTTACTTAAAAATGATGTAAATGTGAAGGGTGTACAACCTGAAGAACAATCATTCTTAGCAAGTATATTTATTTCTTGGTTCCCGATGATACTGCTCATAGGTGTATGGATATTCTTCATGCGTCAAATGCAAGGTGGCGGCGGTAAAGGCGCTATGTCATTTGGTAAGAGTAAAGCTCGCTTAATGAGTGAAGATCAAATTAAAACAACGTTTGCTGATGTTGCAGGTTGTGATGAAGCGAAAGAAGATGTTACTGAGCTGGTAGACTTTTTACGAGATCCTTCTAAGTTTCAAAAACTTGGCGGTAGTATTCCTAAAGGTGTACTAATGGTTGGTCCTCCAGGTACCGGTAAAACGTTACTTGCGAAGGCTGTTGCTGGTGAAGCTAAAGTGCCATTTTTTACAATTTCTGGTTCAGATTTTGTTGAAATGTTTGTGGGTGTTGGTGCGTCACGTGTACGTGACATGTTTGAGCAAGCTAAAAAAGCGGCGCCTTGTATTATCTTTATAGATGAGATTGACGCTGTTGGTCGTAAACGTGGTGCCGGTATGGGCGGCGGTAACGACGAACGTGAGCAAACGCTTAACCAAATGCTAGTAGAAATGGATGGTTTTGGTGGTAATGAAGGTATTATCGTTATCGCAGCAACTAACCGACCAGATGTATTAGACCCTGCATTACTTCGTCCAGGTCGTTTTGACCGTCAAGTTGAAGTAGGTTTACCTGATATTCGTGGTCGTGAGCAAATACTTAAAGTACACATGCGTAAAGTGCCATTAGGCGATAACGTAGAAGCTGCTCTTATAGCACGTGGTACTCCAGGTTTCTCTGGCGCGGATTTAGCAAACTTAGTAAACGAAGCTGCACTTTATGCAGCACGTGGTAATAAACGTGTTGTAAGTATGGCTGAATTTGATGCTGCTAAAGATAAAATCATGATGGGCGCAGAGCGCAAGACCATGGTGATGAGCGAGCAAGAAAAAGCAATGACAGCGTACCATGAAGCTGGCCATGCAATTGTTGGTCGTATGGTGCCAGAACATGATCCAGTTTATAAAGTATCTATTATTCCACGTGGCCGTGCGCTGGGTGTAACAATGTATTTACCTGAGCAGGATCGTGTTAGTCATTCAAAAGAGCTTTTAGAATCAATGATTTCTAGCCTTTATGGTGGCCGTATTGCTGAAGCGCTTATTTACGGTGCAGATAAAGTAACAACGGGTGCAAGTAATGACATTGAACGAGCTACAGATATAGCGCGTAAAATGGTTACACATTGGGGTTTAAGTGAAAAACTAGGCCCGTTACTTTACGCTGAAGATCAGAACGAAATGTATATGGGTGGTGGCGGTAGTCGTTCATCTAGCATGTCGGACGACACGGCAAAAGTAATTGATGCAGAGGTTCGATTACTTTCAGATCGTAACTATCAAAGAGCAGAAGAAATATTAAAAGAAAATATTGATATTCTTCACTCAATGAAAGATGCGTTAATGAAATACGAAACTATTGATGCTAAGCAAATTGATGATTTAATGGCACGCCAACCAGTACGTGAACCGCGTGATGCACATGACCGTCATGAAGCTAAACCGGTAAAAGCGGAAGAACCTCAAGAACCAGTTGCTGATGAAAGTCAAAAGACTGATGATTCATCAAAAAAAGATGAAACAAACCTTGATGACAAAGCTGAATAA
- a CDS encoding porin, whose product MAVCAVLASSYTSAEVRINGFASIIGGKSLDSDSTLYGYDDDITFKNESVFALQLSADLHEKLTATAQIVARGENDFDAEFEWAYITYEFSDELQLSAGKMRAPFYKYSDFLDVGYAYRWVRPPKSVYGIPFSTYEGLSLVYSSQLGDWDSTLQGFYGAFDGEIDVFGTELPAELNNFGGVNWNLSYDWFSARVAYMVADTSISSEDSGLLGLTGALSDNGLTNTANDLITDEDKTTFVGVGFSIDYENFLFDAEYTQFEVEDSILPKQSQYYASVGYRIDSVIVHFTYEDNDDKHDSSRFNTIESIPTLNSAVNGALEGLRAQSNVYTIGARYDFHPSAAFKIDFSRFEDDITDTETDVVAVGVDLVF is encoded by the coding sequence GTGGCGGTATGTGCAGTTTTAGCATCTAGCTATACTAGTGCTGAGGTAAGAATTAATGGTTTTGCATCAATTATCGGTGGTAAAAGTCTGGATAGTGACAGTACTTTGTACGGTTATGATGACGATATTACCTTTAAAAATGAAAGCGTTTTTGCATTACAGTTATCTGCAGACCTACATGAGAAGCTTACTGCAACAGCTCAAATTGTAGCTCGAGGAGAAAACGACTTCGATGCAGAGTTTGAATGGGCGTATATTACATACGAATTTTCAGATGAACTGCAGCTAAGTGCTGGTAAAATGCGTGCTCCATTTTACAAATACTCTGACTTTTTAGATGTAGGCTATGCCTATCGCTGGGTACGTCCGCCAAAATCAGTATACGGTATCCCATTTTCAACTTACGAAGGTCTTAGTTTAGTTTACAGCTCGCAATTGGGTGATTGGGATTCTACGCTTCAAGGTTTTTACGGTGCATTCGATGGTGAAATTGACGTATTCGGAACAGAATTACCGGCTGAACTAAATAACTTTGGCGGCGTAAACTGGAACCTATCTTATGACTGGTTTAGTGCTCGTGTAGCATATATGGTTGCGGATACGAGTATTTCATCAGAGGATAGCGGACTCTTAGGGCTTACTGGTGCATTATCAGATAATGGCTTAACTAATACAGCGAATGATCTTATCACTGATGAAGATAAAACGACTTTCGTTGGTGTTGGTTTTTCTATTGATTATGAAAACTTTTTGTTTGATGCCGAATATACACAATTTGAGGTTGAAGACAGTATCCTACCAAAGCAGTCGCAATATTATGCATCCGTTGGTTACCGTATTGACAGTGTAATTGTTCATTTTACTTATGAAGACAATGATGACAAGCACGACTCATCTCGCTTTAATACCATTGAGTCAATACCAACCTTAAATTCGGCTGTAAATGGTGCTCTTGAGGGTCTTCGCGCACAAAGTAATGTATACACAATTGGTGCACGTTACGATTTTCATCCTTCCGCTGCATTCAAAATAGACTTTAGTCGTTTTGAAGATGATATAACTGATACCGAGACGGATGTTGTAGCTGTTGGTGTAGATCTTGTCTTTTAA
- a CDS encoding phosphate ABC transporter substrate-binding protein, whose product MKKLILVSALSLCSINVFAEVAVIINPSNASTVDADTIKKIYLGKSKSFSNGDKVNPVNQDGTSVADEFNDKVVGKSSSQLNAYWSKLIFTGKGTPPEKLTTDQAVIDFVAANGNVIGYVDSAKVTDKVKVIATF is encoded by the coding sequence ATGAAAAAATTAATTTTAGTTAGTGCACTTTCATTGTGCTCAATTAATGTATTTGCAGAAGTTGCTGTGATTATTAATCCAAGCAATGCTAGCACAGTAGATGCTGACACAATAAAAAAGATTTATTTGGGAAAGAGTAAGTCATTTAGTAATGGCGATAAAGTTAATCCAGTAAATCAAGATGGTACATCTGTAGCCGATGAATTTAACGACAAAGTAGTGGGTAAGTCTAGCAGTCAGTTAAATGCATATTGGTCAAAGCTAATATTTACAGGTAAAGGTACCCCGCCTGAAAAACTAACAACTGACCAAGCTGTTATAGATTTTGTTGCCGCGAATGGAAATGTAATTGGCTATGTTGATAGTGCTAAAGTGACCGATAAAGTAAAAGTAATTGCTACCTTTTAG
- a CDS encoding SixA phosphatase family protein — MNNKIILVITFLVMSFNCSLVFAAPDEIYLFRHSEKLTGKNPALSEVGKARANNLVTFFKEYQNIHIFSSNYKRTLQTAAPLQAYFNTDVNVYNAGELSDLKNELLKLKGVVVVIGHSNTTPQLAELLSNEKVPAMSETQFTQYFILNKKPSSNGSEYDVTHHKMSF, encoded by the coding sequence ATGAATAATAAAATAATATTAGTAATCACTTTTTTAGTCATGTCATTCAATTGTAGTTTAGTGTTTGCAGCACCTGATGAGATATATTTGTTTCGTCATAGCGAAAAGTTAACGGGTAAAAATCCAGCGCTCTCAGAGGTGGGAAAGGCACGTGCAAATAATTTAGTTACTTTTTTCAAAGAGTATCAAAATATACATATTTTCAGCAGCAACTATAAACGCACGTTACAAACAGCGGCCCCTTTGCAGGCATATTTTAATACCGACGTAAATGTGTATAACGCAGGTGAGCTAAGTGATTTAAAAAATGAGTTACTAAAACTAAAAGGTGTAGTTGTTGTTATTGGGCACAGTAATACAACACCGCAACTAGCCGAGCTACTTTCGAATGAAAAAGTGCCAGCAATGAGTGAAACACAATTTACTCAGTACTTTATATTGAATAAGAAGCCCAGTAGTAATGGCAGTGAATATGATGTAACCCATCATAAAATGAGTTTTTGA